A region of Streptomyces sp. NBC_01788 DNA encodes the following proteins:
- the hisD gene encoding histidinol dehydrogenase produces the protein MISRIDLRGDALPEGPALRDLLPRADFDVSAALEKVRPICEAVHHRGDAALIDFAERFDGVRLESVRVPAQALKDALEQLDPAVRAALEESVRRARLVHREQRRDTHTTQVVPGGSVTEKWVPVERVGLYAPGGRSVYPSSVVMNVVPAQEAGVESIALASPPQAPAFENDPAGGLPHPTILAACALLGVDEVYAAGGAHAVAMFAYGTESCPPANMVTGPGNIWVAAAKRYFTGRIGIDTEAGPTEIAILADAGADPVHVASDLISQAEHDPLAAAVLVTDSAELADAVAKELEPQVAATKHIEDRIRPALSGKQSAIVLVDGIDAGLRVVDAYGAEHLEIQTADAAAVADRVRNAGAIFVGPWAPVSLGDYAAGSNHVLPTGGCACHSSGLSVQSFLRGIHIVDYTEEALAEVAHHVVTLAEAEDLPAHGAAIKARFGWKVPTSK, from the coding sequence GTGATCTCCCGAATCGATCTGCGCGGCGACGCCCTCCCCGAGGGCCCCGCCCTGCGCGACCTGCTGCCCCGAGCCGACTTCGACGTCTCGGCCGCCCTGGAGAAGGTGCGTCCGATCTGCGAGGCCGTGCATCATCGTGGCGACGCGGCGCTGATCGACTTCGCCGAGCGGTTCGACGGCGTGCGGCTGGAGTCGGTGCGGGTTCCCGCCCAGGCACTCAAGGACGCGCTGGAGCAGCTCGACCCGGCCGTGCGCGCGGCGCTGGAGGAGTCCGTCCGGCGCGCCCGGCTCGTCCACCGCGAGCAGCGCCGCGACACGCACACCACCCAGGTGGTGCCCGGCGGCTCGGTGACCGAGAAGTGGGTGCCGGTCGAGCGCGTCGGGCTGTACGCGCCGGGCGGCCGGTCGGTCTACCCGTCCTCCGTGGTCATGAACGTCGTGCCCGCGCAGGAGGCCGGCGTGGAGTCGATCGCGCTGGCCTCCCCGCCGCAGGCCCCCGCTTTTGAAAATGATCCAGCCGGTGGGCTGCCGCACCCGACGATCCTCGCCGCCTGCGCCCTGCTGGGCGTCGACGAGGTGTACGCGGCCGGCGGCGCCCACGCCGTCGCGATGTTCGCGTACGGCACCGAGTCCTGCCCGCCCGCGAACATGGTCACCGGCCCCGGCAACATCTGGGTCGCCGCCGCCAAGCGCTACTTCACCGGCAGGATCGGCATCGACACCGAGGCCGGCCCCACCGAGATCGCGATCCTCGCGGACGCCGGCGCCGACCCGGTGCACGTCGCGTCCGACCTGATCAGCCAGGCCGAGCACGACCCGCTGGCCGCCGCCGTCCTGGTCACCGACTCCGCGGAGCTCGCGGACGCGGTCGCGAAGGAGCTGGAGCCGCAGGTCGCGGCGACCAAGCACATCGAGGACCGGATCCGCCCGGCCCTGTCCGGCAAGCAGTCCGCGATCGTCCTGGTCGACGGCATCGACGCGGGCCTGAGGGTGGTCGACGCCTACGGCGCCGAGCACCTGGAGATCCAGACGGCCGACGCGGCCGCGGTCGCCGACCGGGTGCGCAACGCCGGCGCGATCTTCGTCGGCCCCTGGGCGCCGGTCTCGCTCGGCGACTACGCGGCCGGGTCCAACCACGTGCTGCCCACCGGCGGCTGCGCTTGCCACTCCTCGGGCCTGTCCGTCCAGTCCTTCCTGCGCGGTATCCACATCGTGGACTACACCGAGGAAGCCCTCGCCGAGGTCGCCCACCATGTGGTGACGCTGGCGGAGGCGGAGGACCTGCCCGCGCACGGCGCGGCGATCAAGGCGAGGTTCGGCTGGAAGGTACCGACGAGCAAGTGA
- the ybaK gene encoding Cys-tRNA(Pro) deacylase: protein MAKKAKKQQDKGAGGTPATVALTAAGVRYTVHSYDHDPSHPSYGEEAAEAMGVSPDRVFKTLVADVDGALTVAVVPVAGSLDLKALAAAVGGKRAAMADPALAERTTGYVRGGISPLGQRKRLPTVLDDSAPAHTTICVSAGRRGLEVELSPGDLAGLTDAVLAPIGRG, encoded by the coding sequence ATGGCCAAGAAGGCGAAGAAGCAGCAGGACAAAGGGGCGGGGGGCACCCCGGCGACGGTGGCGCTGACCGCGGCGGGCGTGCGCTACACCGTGCACTCCTACGACCACGACCCCTCCCACCCCTCCTACGGCGAGGAGGCGGCCGAGGCGATGGGCGTCTCCCCGGACCGGGTGTTCAAGACGCTGGTGGCGGACGTCGACGGAGCCCTGACGGTGGCCGTGGTGCCGGTCGCGGGCTCTCTGGACCTCAAGGCCCTGGCGGCGGCGGTCGGCGGCAAGCGGGCGGCGATGGCCGACCCGGCCCTCGCGGAGCGCACCACCGGCTACGTCCGCGGCGGCATCTCCCCCCTCGGCCAGCGCAAGAGGCTCCCCACCGTCCTGGACGACTCGGCCCCCGCCCACACCACCATCTGCGTCTCGGCGGGCCGCCGCGGCCTGGAGGTCGAACTGTCCCCGGGCGACCTGGCGGGCCTCACCGACGCCGTCCTCGCCCCGATCGGGCGCGGCTGA
- a CDS encoding LON peptidase substrate-binding domain-containing protein, which translates to MTTVHLPLFPLNTVLFPGLVLPLNVFEERYRAMMRALLKTPEDEPRRFAVVAIRDGHEMAESAPGMPDPTARIERGPAAGFGTDPAKAFHSVGCVADAATIRERADGTFEVLATGTTRVRLLSVDASGPCLVAELRELAEEPGDEAGALAEGVLRSFRQYQKRLAGARERSLTAAELPDEPSVVSYLVAAAMMLDIPAKQRLLQAPDVSSRLRDELKLLRRETAILRSLPSLPAAELTRGPTSLN; encoded by the coding sequence GTGACCACCGTCCACCTTCCGCTCTTCCCCCTGAACACGGTGCTGTTCCCGGGGCTGGTGCTGCCCCTGAACGTCTTCGAGGAGCGCTACCGCGCCATGATGCGCGCGCTGCTGAAGACGCCCGAGGACGAACCGCGCCGGTTCGCCGTCGTGGCGATCCGCGACGGCCACGAAATGGCCGAGAGCGCCCCCGGCATGCCCGATCCGACCGCACGGATCGAACGCGGCCCCGCCGCCGGCTTCGGCACCGACCCGGCCAAGGCCTTCCACTCCGTGGGCTGCGTGGCGGACGCGGCGACGATCCGGGAGCGGGCCGACGGCACCTTCGAGGTGCTGGCCACGGGCACGACCCGGGTCCGGCTGCTGTCCGTGGACGCCTCCGGCCCCTGTCTCGTGGCGGAGCTGCGGGAGCTGGCCGAGGAGCCCGGCGACGAGGCGGGCGCGCTGGCCGAGGGGGTGCTGCGGTCCTTCCGCCAGTACCAGAAGCGGCTGGCGGGCGCGCGGGAGCGGTCGCTGACTGCCGCGGAGCTGCCGGACGAGCCGAGCGTGGTGTCGTACCTGGTGGCCGCGGCGATGATGCTCGACATTCCGGCGAAACAGCGACTGCTCCAGGCGCCCGACGTCTCCTCCCGGCTGCGCGACGAGCTGAAACTCCTGCGCAGGGAGACGGCGATCCTCCGTAGTCTGCCGTCGTTGCCGGCCGCGGAGCTGACCCGCGGGCCGACGAGTCTCAACTGA
- a CDS encoding oxidoreductase: protein MTEGADLHSGDLSDGLTATEAGMWQAFRNGSVYDLRSGDAVVDDPHGGHPWGPERTVRARVVCWLLLDGPPALAGRVSSLKLRGLRITDALDLAGGAVLPYVELNGCRFDQEVLLPEARFTTVRLVDCAVPRLEAARVRTEGDLHLPRCRFTGGIRLTDAHIGTDLLLSQAVVHRDRAGRSIAADGMTVGQDLQAELLESYGEFSLRSAKIGVSLSLRGARLANPRERFALNAPQLTVERTLYLTPAGVGGPLSGVTPARGTRIQPFECRGGVRLDDGRFGDAVDLERARFTLTDEQVLSLRRVQTPELRFLGEPPPRGQVLLSGARVVTLVDRASSWPGPGSLHMGGFVYENLVPRGPFPLAERLDWVAAATAEYNPEPYERLAAVLREAGEDVDAREVLLAKQRRRRETLPLAAKLVGYVQDWAVAYGYRPGRAAVWMAVLWAAGSLAFARLGPPPADPGGHPEWNPALFALDLLLPFVDLGQADQWQLRGGWQWLAAALIVVGWILATTVAAGATRLLRRN, encoded by the coding sequence GTGACGGAGGGGGCCGACTTACACTCCGGGGACCTGTCCGACGGCCTGACCGCCACCGAGGCGGGAATGTGGCAGGCCTTCCGCAACGGCAGCGTGTACGACCTGCGCAGCGGTGACGCCGTGGTGGACGATCCGCACGGCGGGCATCCGTGGGGGCCCGAGCGGACCGTGCGGGCGCGCGTCGTGTGCTGGCTGCTCCTTGACGGACCGCCCGCGCTCGCCGGGCGCGTGTCGTCCCTGAAGCTCCGCGGCCTGCGGATCACGGACGCCCTGGACCTCGCCGGGGGCGCGGTGCTGCCGTACGTGGAGCTGAACGGCTGCCGGTTCGACCAGGAGGTGCTGCTGCCGGAGGCGCGCTTCACCACCGTGCGGCTGGTGGACTGCGCGGTGCCGCGGCTGGAGGCGGCCCGGGTGCGCACCGAGGGCGATCTGCATCTGCCGCGCTGCCGGTTCACCGGCGGGATACGGCTGACCGACGCGCACATCGGCACGGACCTGCTGCTCAGCCAGGCGGTCGTGCACCGCGACCGGGCCGGCCGTTCGATCGCCGCCGACGGGATGACGGTGGGCCAGGACCTCCAGGCGGAGCTGCTGGAGTCGTACGGCGAGTTCAGTCTGCGCAGCGCGAAGATCGGTGTCTCGCTGAGCCTGCGCGGCGCGCGGCTGGCGAACCCGCGGGAGCGGTTCGCGCTGAACGCGCCGCAGCTCACCGTCGAGCGCACCCTGTACCTCACCCCGGCGGGCGTGGGCGGCCCGCTGAGCGGGGTGACGCCCGCGCGCGGGACCCGGATCCAGCCCTTCGAGTGCCGGGGCGGGGTGCGTCTGGACGACGGGCGGTTCGGCGACGCGGTCGATCTGGAGCGGGCACGTTTCACCCTCACGGACGAACAGGTGCTGTCGCTGCGCCGGGTGCAGACGCCGGAGCTGCGCTTCCTCGGGGAGCCGCCGCCGCGCGGGCAGGTGCTGCTGTCCGGGGCGCGGGTCGTCACCCTCGTCGACCGGGCGAGCAGCTGGCCCGGCCCGGGCAGCCTGCACATGGGCGGCTTCGTCTACGAGAACCTGGTGCCGCGGGGCCCGTTCCCGCTGGCCGAGCGGCTGGACTGGGTGGCGGCGGCGACCGCCGAGTACAACCCGGAGCCGTACGAGCGGCTGGCCGCGGTGCTGCGGGAGGCGGGCGAGGACGTGGACGCGCGCGAGGTGCTGCTCGCCAAGCAGCGGCGCCGCCGCGAGACCCTGCCGCTCGCCGCCAAGCTGGTGGGCTACGTCCAGGACTGGGCGGTGGCCTACGGGTACCGGCCGGGCCGGGCCGCGGTCTGGATGGCGGTGCTGTGGGCGGCGGGTTCGCTGGCCTTCGCGCGCCTGGGCCCGCCGCCGGCCGACCCCGGCGGCCACCCGGAGTGGAACCCCGCCCTGTTCGCCCTCGACCTGCTGCTGCCGTTCGTCGACCTGGGCCAGGCGGACCAGTGGCAGCTGCGCGGCGGCTGGCAGTGGCTCGCCGCGGCGCTGATCGTGGTCGGCTGGATCCTGGCCACGACGGTGGCGGCGGGCGCGACACGGCTGCTGCGACGGAACTAG